In a genomic window of Mesoplasma tabanidae:
- a CDS encoding tRNA (cytidine(34)-2'-O)-methyltransferase, with product MMERQVNIVLYEPEIAQNVAAIIRTCVATNAKLHIIEPLGFIFKKEELNRASAGTFDLVEYKLYDDWEDFCEKNQSIDLFCISRYGEKPHSDFDFNSYEKPVFVMFGKESTGIPKQIIKDNYENTFRLPMSSQTRSINVANTVGIVTYEILRQWDYPTLSKTEVQKGKDYIMSERWKDEK from the coding sequence ATAATGGAGAGACAAGTTAACATAGTTTTATATGAACCTGAAATAGCTCAGAATGTTGCTGCTATTATTAGAACATGCGTTGCTACTAATGCAAAATTACATATTATTGAACCATTAGGTTTTATATTTAAAAAAGAAGAATTAAACCGTGCTAGTGCTGGAACTTTTGATTTAGTTGAATATAAACTATATGATGATTGAGAAGATTTTTGTGAAAAAAACCAAAGTATTGATTTATTTTGTATTTCAAGATATGGTGAAAAACCACATAGTGATTTTGATTTTAACTCTTATGAAAAACCAGTTTTTGTAATGTTTGGTAAAGAATCAACAGGAATACCAAAACAAATTATTAAAGATAATTACGAAAATACTTTTAGATTGCCAATGTCTTCTCAAACAAGAAGTATTAACGTTGCTAATACTGTTGGGATAGTAACTTATGAAATTTTAAGACAATGAGATTATCCTACTTTAAGTAAAACTGAAGTGCAAAAAGGCAAAGACTATATTATGAGTGAAAGATGAAAAGATGAAAAATAA
- a CDS encoding non-canonical purine NTP pyrophosphatase yields MNKKELWIATNNEGKIKEFKLLLPDYEIKSVKDLPEYVEPEEDGETLLENARIKAEALSKYINGWAIADDTGYFFEALNGFPGVYSRRWAYPITDFKEICKMIINKTKHLNNKNMSMQTAIVICNYNQNESFEALGITKGVMGNELKVSDHTFGYDYIFKPEPFNVYCAEISEEEKINCSARAYALNDIKKIIEKEIK; encoded by the coding sequence ATGAATAAAAAAGAATTATGAATAGCTACTAATAATGAGGGTAAAATTAAAGAATTTAAGTTATTACTACCTGATTATGAAATTAAAAGTGTTAAAGACTTACCAGAATATGTTGAGCCAGAAGAAGATGGTGAAACATTATTAGAAAACGCGAGAATTAAAGCTGAGGCTCTTTCAAAGTATATTAATGGTTGAGCTATTGCTGATGATACTGGTTATTTTTTTGAAGCATTAAACGGTTTTCCTGGTGTTTATTCAAGAAGATGAGCATATCCAATAACTGATTTTAAAGAGATTTGTAAAATGATAATAAATAAAACAAAGCATTTAAATAACAAAAACATGAGCATGCAAACTGCAATCGTAATTTGTAATTATAATCAAAATGAAAGTTTTGAAGCTTTAGGTATAACAAAAGGTGTCATGGGAAATGAATTAAAAGTGTCAGATCATACATTTGGCTATGATTATATTTTTAAACCAGAACCATTTAATGTTTATTGTGCTGAAATAAGTGAAGAAGAAAAGATAAATTGTTCAGCAAGAGCATATGCTTTAAATGATATTAAGAAAATAATTGAAAAGGAAATTAAATAA
- a CDS encoding phosphotransferase family protein has product MKAVHGLSNKISVNENNLIKESYPYVNKYLDRINEIKVYEQLSNMKNDFIIIPYKWEFKNNKMISVTNFYQSAITLHDTDICVNKMKSIIKIISKIHNLELLDVKTFNPKEFSEFFIKNTKKCLFDLYFIKNKVDLIITNYWSDNSKPVFSHNDLVKGNFINFKKGWKVIDFEYGMYNHYLFDYASFVSESLNKKRWNVFLNLLNLSSSELNKINDLILFQNYLWIYWASYMFEQTNEQVFIDIAKEKFENLK; this is encoded by the coding sequence ATGAAAGCAGTTCACGGTTTAAGTAATAAAATAAGTGTTAATGAAAATAATTTAATCAAAGAATCATATCCTTATGTTAATAAATATCTTGATAGAATTAATGAAATAAAGGTTTATGAGCAATTATCTAATATGAAAAATGATTTTATAATAATTCCTTACAAATGGGAATTCAAGAATAATAAAATGATTTCTGTAACTAATTTTTATCAAAGTGCTATAACTCTTCATGATACTGATATTTGCGTTAATAAAATGAAATCAATCATAAAAATAATTAGCAAAATACATAATTTGGAATTACTTGATGTTAAAACTTTTAATCCTAAAGAATTTTCAGAATTCTTTATCAAAAATACAAAAAAATGTTTATTTGACTTATATTTTATAAAGAATAAAGTAGATTTGATTATAACTAATTATTGATCAGATAATTCTAAACCCGTTTTTTCTCATAACGATTTAGTTAAGGGCAATTTTATTAACTTTAAAAAAGGGTGAAAAGTGATTGATTTTGAATATGGTATGTACAATCATTATTTATTTGATTATGCAAGTTTTGTCAGCGAATCATTAAACAAGAAAAGATGAAATGTTTTTTTAAACTTATTGAATTTGTCTTCAAGTGAATTAAACAAAATTAATGATTTAATCTTGTTTCAGAATTACTTATGAATTTATTGAGCAAGCTATATGTTTGAACAAACAAATGAGCAAGTATTTATAGATATAGCAAAAGAAAAATTTGAAAATTTAAAGTAA
- a CDS encoding AEC family transporter, whose product MIYSSSLKAMTDVLSNFNFWSILIAASFIIFIGFIFQRKKLIFSDWEKVVVKIILYAALPALALKSFLIDINTEDIWESIFIAVIGIIFYTSLTFGSKYFFIGKTKALQDALGMSIAFSSAVYFGVMIVKAISPDQQKTIDLYSSLFLIGFWIFMYSAADNIMKKKRFNKNEIENSLLNKKEPKSFLSFIKVFKNPVIIATFVGIFLWLFQLIPGVKIIHINDEYYSISRIDKFIPGLSQILNILAPLASPLAWFSMGAVLAKSQIKEALKSSLVWWTTFIKNVITPIICVILFLIFSLILKGITGNWISSLAFVLCVAIIASPTANTIVGYAIIYNKEPKIASHVGTLTILTSIITIPLWILVASAIGATQLFS is encoded by the coding sequence ATGATTTATAGTAGTTCACTTAAAGCAATGACTGATGTATTATCAAATTTTAATTTTTGAAGCATTTTAATAGCTGCATCTTTTATTATTTTTATAGGTTTTATTTTTCAAAGAAAAAAATTAATATTTTCAGATTGAGAAAAAGTTGTAGTTAAAATAATTCTTTATGCTGCATTGCCAGCGTTAGCACTTAAAAGCTTTTTAATTGATATAAATACTGAAGATATTTGGGAATCTATTTTTATTGCTGTTATAGGTATAATATTTTATACAAGTTTGACTTTTGGTTCAAAATACTTTTTTATAGGTAAAACAAAAGCATTACAAGACGCTTTAGGAATGAGTATAGCATTTTCATCAGCAGTTTATTTTGGTGTTATGATCGTAAAAGCAATTTCACCAGATCAACAAAAAACAATTGATTTGTATTCATCATTATTTCTAATTGGTTTTTGAATTTTTATGTATTCTGCTGCAGATAATATAATGAAGAAGAAACGATTTAATAAAAATGAAATAGAAAATAGTTTATTAAATAAAAAAGAACCAAAATCATTTCTAAGTTTTATAAAAGTTTTTAAAAACCCAGTTATTATTGCAACGTTTGTAGGTATTTTTTTATGATTATTTCAATTAATACCAGGAGTTAAAATAATACATATAAATGATGAATATTATTCAATAAGTAGAATAGATAAATTCATACCCGGTTTAAGTCAAATACTAAATATATTAGCCCCATTAGCAAGCCCTCTAGCTTGATTTTCAATGGGAGCTGTTTTAGCAAAAAGTCAGATTAAAGAAGCATTAAAATCATCATTAGTTTGATGAACAACTTTTATTAAAAATGTTATAACCCCTATAATATGTGTCATATTGTTTCTTATTTTTAGTTTAATTCTAAAAGGCATTACAGGTAATTGAATAAGCTCGTTAGCTTTTGTGCTATGTGTAGCTATAATTGCATCCCCAACCGCTAATACAATTGTTGGTTATGCAATTATTTATAATAAGGAACCTAAAATAGCATCTCATGTAGGAACATTAACAATTCTAACAAGTATTATAACTATTCCACTTTGAATACTTGTTGCATCAGCAATAGGAGCAACACAATTATTTAGCTAA
- a CDS encoding methylated-DNA--[protein]-cysteine S-methyltransferase codes for MQQRTKIFKQHIDTDLGQMIVISDEKKLFLLEFADKKNLNEEILTLENEFNCKVEEKITKISKKIDKEIKLYFKGELKEFETPFLMRGTKFQKLVWSELLKIPYGKTISYKELATRIGNDKASRAVANANAKNKIVVLIPCHRIINTNKGLGGYSCGIEKKQKLLALENQKNK; via the coding sequence ATGCAACAAAGAACAAAAATATTTAAACAACATATTGATACTGATTTAGGACAAATGATTGTTATTTCAGATGAAAAAAAATTATTTTTACTTGAATTTGCTGATAAAAAAAATTTAAATGAAGAAATATTAACTTTAGAGAATGAATTTAATTGTAAAGTTGAAGAAAAAATAACTAAAATTTCTAAAAAAATAGATAAAGAAATTAAATTGTATTTTAAAGGTGAATTAAAGGAATTTGAAACTCCCTTTTTAATGAGAGGAACTAAATTTCAAAAACTAGTATGAAGTGAATTATTAAAAATTCCTTATGGAAAAACAATTTCATATAAGGAATTAGCTACAAGAATCGGTAATGATAAAGCTTCAAGAGCAGTAGCAAATGCAAATGCAAAAAATAAGATTGTAGTATTAATACCGTGTCATAGAATAATAAATACAAATAAAGGTTTGGGCGGTTATAGTTGCGGAATTGAAAAAAAGCAAAAATTACTAGCACTAGAAAATCAAAAAAATAAATAG
- a CDS encoding lipoprotein → MKKLLSIFSVFGLTASSAPTIMHINTSSENASINNEEIRTLGSDDILYNEKALSSERVAYKFNNSYNNELFFHETTATGRPDWTYRTYIIKTNTPKSEGKWIESVAVNNVYGSNKKESEIVWGGDRYYPTSAFARTNYINTNRINTGFPSMPPEYIKAYSNKLASYSWSSGLAVLDYEEWSGITEYDDPYSNNFAFMWIVGSWINPKWSFSNGKAWTNLGREIVLDIKYNSF, encoded by the coding sequence ATGAAAAAGTTATTATCAATTTTTAGTGTATTTGGGTTAACTGCGTCATCAGCACCAACTATTATGCATATTAATACATCAAGTGAAAATGCATCAATTAACAATGAAGAAATAAGAACTTTAGGTTCAGATGATATTCTTTATAATGAAAAAGCATTATCAAGTGAACGCGTTGCATATAAATTCAACAACTCGTACAATAATGAATTATTCTTTCATGAAACAACAGCAACAGGGAGACCTGATTGGACATATAGAACATATATTATTAAAACAAACACTCCAAAAAGTGAAGGCAAATGAATTGAATCAGTGGCCGTTAATAACGTTTATGGATCAAATAAAAAAGAAAGTGAAATTGTTTGAGGCGGTGATCGTTACTATCCAACTTCAGCTTTTGCAAGAACAAATTATATTAATACAAATAGAATCAATACAGGTTTTCCAAGTATGCCACCAGAATATATTAAAGCTTATTCAAATAAGTTAGCTTCATATTCATGAAGTTCTGGACTAGCAGTGCTTGATTATGAAGAATGAAGTGGAATTACAGAATATGATGATCCTTACTCAAATAACTTTGCTTTTATGTGAATTGTAGGATCGTGAATTAATCCTAAATGATCATTTTCTAATGGTAAGGCATGAACAAATTTAGGAAGAGAAATCGTCTTAGACATTAAATATAATAGTTTCTAA